One window of Trifolium pratense cultivar HEN17-A07 linkage group LG5, ARS_RC_1.1, whole genome shotgun sequence genomic DNA carries:
- the LOC123885147 gene encoding mitochondrial amidoxime-reducing component 1-like, with the protein MGVAASTSTITTPESSTTPEAKISGIFIYPIKSCRGISLSHSPLTPSGLRWDRQWVVVNSKGRACTQRVEPKLALVEIELPPEAFLEHWEPTTDSFMVLKAPGMEPLKVCLNKQYEVADDITVWEWTGSAWDEGAEASQWFSDYLGNPTKLVRFNTATEVRKVDPDYVEEQHQTFFSDGYPFLLVSQESLDALNKLLEEPIPMNRFRPNILVEGCEPYSEDLWRDIKISRFSFKGVKLCARCKVPTINQETAIGGSEPTETMMKFRSGQVIRPNDKNKNKVYFGQNIVWNWRDSSAKGDGKVLKLGDPVYVNKKVSSSAEAAA; encoded by the exons atgggTGTTGCAGCTTCAACTTCAACAATAACAACACCAGAATCATCGACAACACCAGAAGCTAAAATTTCAGGCATTTTCATATACCCAATTAAGTCATGTCGTGGAATTTCTCTTTCTCATTCTCCACTCACTCCTTCTG GACTTAGATGGGATAGACAGTGGGTGGTTGTGAATTCAAAAGGAAGAGCATGTACTCAAAGAGTTGAACCAAAACTTGCTTTGGTTGAAATTGAACTTCCACCTGAAGCTTTTCTTGAACATTGGGAACCTACCACTGATTCCTTTATGG TGTTGAAAGCACCTGGAATGGAACCTCTCAAAGTTTGTTTGAACAAACAGTATGAAGTAGCAGATGATATTACCGTGTGGGAATGGACTGGTTCTGCTTGGGACGAGGGAGCCGAAGCATCACAGTGGTTCTCGGATTATTTAGGAAATCCGACTAAACTGGTCCGCTTCAATACTG CTACGGAAGTTAGAAAAGTAGATCCTGATTATGTTGAGGAACAGCACCAAACCTTCTTCAGTGATGGTTATCCGTTCTTACTCGTATCTCAG GAATCGCTGGATGCACTAAACAAGCTTCTAGAAGAACCTATACCTATGAATCGTTTCAGACCCAA TATACTTGTTGAAGGTTGTGAACCATATTCTGAAGACCTATGGAGAGATATCAAGATAAGCAGGTTTTCATTTAAGGGTGTCAAGTTGTGCGCCCGTTGTAAG GTGCCGACAATCAATCAAGAAACAGCAATAGGAGGATCTGAACCAACTGAAACTATGATGAAATTTAGGTCTGGCCAAGTCATAAGACCaaatgataaaaacaaaaacaag GTTTACTTTGGTCAGAATATAGTTTGGAATTGGAGGGACTCTTCTGCTAAAGGAGATGGAAAAGTGCTTAAATTGGGAGATCCTGTTTATGTTAACAAAAAGGTTTCTTCTTCAGCAGAAGCAGCAGCTTAA
- the LOC123884388 gene encoding cationic amino acid transporter 5-like, whose translation MTSTKAMDEQEQPKSYWRWSKQDFLPEESFQSWNNYVFALSQTWLRFKDRVQTRSDDATETLELKKKSENEMKKCLNWWDLMWFGFGSVIGAGIFVLTGQEAHNHAGAAIVLSYVASGISAMLSVFCYTEFAVEVPAAGGSFAYLRIELGDFVAFIAAGNILLECVLGSAAVSRAWTSYFTSLLNRPKDSLRIKAHHLKDGYNLLDPIAVGVLVISGIIVMISTRKTSLLNWIASAINTAVIIFVIIAGFCHANTSNLTPFFPHGAKGVFQASAILYFAYGGFDNIATMAEETKNPPKDIPIALIGSMSMITLIYCLMALSLSMMQKYTDIDTGAPFSVAFQKVGMNWAKYVVAFGALKGMTTVLLVGGLGQARYIAHIARSHMIPPWFSLVHPKTRTPINATLLITISSSCIAFFTGLDVLSSLISVSTLFVFMMMPIALLVRRYYVSGVTTKENHLKFVIFLILIVASSMGISAYWGLKPNGWFGYIITIPVWFFATLGMSLFLTQQRKPRFWGVPLVPWLPSLSIATNIFLMGSLESKAFLRFGICTLVMLVYYVFFGLHSTYDMAHQQEKMQTIKDNHTDTAKIEEP comes from the coding sequence atgacTTCCACAAAAGCCATGGATGAGCAAGAACAACCAAAAAGTtattggagatggagcaaacaAGATTTCTTGCCAGAGGAATCATTTCAAAGCTGGAACAACTATGTTTTTGCTCTTTCACAAACATGGTTAAGGTTCAAGGATCGTGTTCAGACAAGATCAGATGATGCAACTGAGACACTAGAGCTCAAGAAAAAAAGTgagaatgaaatgaaaaaatgcCTTAACTGGTGGGACCTAATGTGGTTTGGCTTTGGTTCAGTGATTGGTGCAGGAATTTTTGTCCTAACTGGACAAGAAGCCCATAATCATGCAGGAGCAGCGATAGTCTTATCCTATGTAGCATCAGGAATTTCAGCAATGCTTTCTGTTTTCTGCTATACAGAATTCGCTGTTGAAGTTCCGGCTGCAGGTGGTTCATTTGCTTACCTAAGAATTGAATTAGGTGACTTTGTTGCTTTCATAGCAGCCGGTAACATACTTCTCGAATGCGTACTTGGAAGTGCAGCAGTATCAAGAGCATGGACATCTTACTTCACTAGCCTTTTGAATCGTCCAAAAGATTCGCTTCGAATCAAAGCACATCATCTCAAAGATGGATACAATTTGCTAGACCCTATAGCAGTTGGTGTTCTAGTAATCTCCGGAATAATTGTCATGATCAGCACAAGAAAAACATCGCTTCTCAATTGGATAGCATCGGCAATCAACACTGCTGTAATCATATTCGTAATCATTGCAGGGTTTTGTCATGCAAATACATCGAACCTTACGCCTTTTTTTCCTCATGGAGCTAAAGGTGTATTTCAAGCATCTGCAATTCTTTATTTTGCATATGGAGGTTTCGACAATATTGCAACCATGGCCGAAGAAACTAAGAATCCACCGAAAGACATACCAATAGCCCTGATTGGTTCAATGTCGATGATCACATTGATTTATTGTTTGATGGCACTTTCACTAAGCATGATGCAGAAATACACTGATATTGATACTGGTGCTCCCTTTTCGGTTGCATTTCAAAAAGTCGGAATGAATTGGGCAAAATATGTCGTAGCTTTCGGTGCATTGAAAGGTATGACAACAGTGCTTTTAGTAGGAGGATTAGGACAGGCGCGTTATATAGCTCACATCGCACGTTCGCACATGATCCCTCCTTGGTTTTCTCTCGTACATCCGAAAACCCGAACACCGATTAACGCAACACTTTTGATAACTATTTCAAGTTCTTGTATAGCCTTTTTCACCGGCTTGGATGTGTTATCAAGTTTAATATCAGTAAGCACACTTTTCGTTTTCATGATGATGCCGATTGCACTATTGGTGAGAAGGTACTATGTTAGTGGAGTTACAACAAAAGAGAATCATTTaaagtttgttatatttttgattCTCATTGTTGCTTCTTCAATGGGAATTTCAGCTTATTGGGGATTAAAGCCTAATGGTTGGTTTGGATATATTATCACTATTCCTGTTTGGTTTTTCGCAACTCTCGGCATGTCACTTTTTTTGACTCAACAAAGGAAACCAAGATTTTGGGGTGTTCCACTTGTTCCATggttgccatctttgtcaattgcaacaaatatttttcttatggGATCTTTGGAATCTAAAGCTTTTCTAAGATTTGGAATATGCACTTTGGTAATGTTGGTTTACTATGTTTTCTTTGGTCTTCATTCAACTTATGATATGGCTCATCAACAAGAGAAGATGCAAACTATCAAAGATAATCACACAGATACTGCTAAGATTGAAGAGCCTTAA
- the LOC123885995 gene encoding probable flavin-containing monooxygenase 1, whose protein sequence is MEKKVAIVGTGISGLLACKYVLEIGLHPIVYEADDEIGGVWKQTIQSTKLQTNKEFYQFSDFPWDSSIKEDCPSNQQVLHYVKSYAQHFSIIPYIKFNSKVIDIDYVGSQSNEDIKSWELWGGNGSPFSTKGTWNLAVQDTKNFTTEIVRENPRSTPGVTHPCTIIPRTIHWFIPDFKIGSINLGFLYYNRFAELSLHKPGEPFLLSLLATLLSPPRMGISKLVETYLRWKLPLKKYGLIPNHSFLQDTTAYRTGVLPDFFFDKVKNGSIVIKKSQSFSFYKDGLIINGESKPHETDLVILATGYKGDQKLRSIFKSSIFQNYINGSLNSANSIPLYRQIIHPRIPQLAIIGYDESLSTVLTNELRCQWLAHLLNENIELPSVREMEKDIKMWEDNMKQNTKNFNKRSCIVTCGIWYNDQLCRDMKCNHLRKKNTFAELFEPYGPTDYNGLLHKCL, encoded by the exons ATGGAAAAAAAAGTTGCAATTGTTGGAACAGGAATAAGTGGCTTACTTGCATGCAAATATGTTCTAGAGATTGGTTTACATCCAATTGTATATGAAGCTGATGATGAAATTGGTGGAGTATGGAAGCAAACTATTCAATCTACCAAACTCCAAACAAACAAAGAATTCTATCAATTTTCAGATTTTCCGTGGGATTCTTCAATAAAAGAAGATTGTCCAAGTAATCAACAAGTGTTACATTATGTTAAGTCCTATGCTCAACATTTTTCTATCATTCCTTACATTAAATTCAATTCTAAAGTCATTGATATAGATTATGTTGGAAGTCAATCTAATGAAGATATTAAGTCATGGGAATTATGGGGTGGTAATGGTAGTCCTTTTTCCACCAAGGGTACATGGAATCTTGCTGTCCAAGATACTAAGAATTTCACCACAGAG atcgttcgggagaacccgagaTCAACTCCTG GAGTCACTCATCCTTGCACAATTATCCCAAGAACCATACACTGGTTTATCCCAGATTTTAAAATTGGGAGCATTAATCTTGGATTCTTATATTACAACCGTTTTGCGGAGCTTTCACTTCACAAGCCTGGAGAACCATTCCTACTTAGCCTTTTGGCCACTTTACTTTCACCACCG agAATGGGAATTTCAAAACTTGTTGAAACATATTTAAGATGGAAGTTGCCACTGAAGAAGTATGGGTTGATACCTAATCATAGTTTTCTTCAAGATACCACTGCATATCGAACTGGGGTGCTTCCAgattttttctttgacaaagtGAAAAATGGATCCATTGTTATAAAGAAATCACAAAGCTTTAGCTTCTACAAAGATGGTTTAATCATTAATGGTGAAAGTAAACCCCATGAAACAGATCTAGTTATTCTTGCTACAGGATATAAAGGTGACCAAAAACTTAGAAGCATATTCAAATCttcaatatttcaaaattatataaatggGTCCCTAAACTCAGCAAATTCAATTCCCCTCTACAG gcaAATAATTCACCCTCGAATTCCACAACTTGCAATAATAGGATACGATGAGAGCTTATCAACTGTTCTTACTAATGAATTGAGATGTCAATGGTTAGCACATCTTTTGAATGAAAACATTGAACTACCAAGTGTAAGAGAAATGGAGAAGGATATAAAAATGTGGGAAGacaacatgaaacaaaatactaaaaatttTAATAAGAGATCATGCATTGTTACTTGTGGTATATGGTATAATGATCAATTGTGCAGAGACATGAAATGTAACCATCTAAGAAAGAAGAATACTTTTGCTGAGCTATTTGAACCATATGGGCCTACTGATTATAATGGTCTTCTCCATAAGTGTTTGTGA
- the LOC123887522 gene encoding pentatricopeptide repeat-containing protein At4g20090, with protein MPKCSKFPTNLLKHSLPLKPFSQTQTQTLLSFSSSNHPYPPPVSPQIFKSTTTTSHKWGSYKLGDLSFYSLIENFASSFDFDSLEHLLNRMKRENRVFIEKNFIVIFKAYGKAHLPEKALDLFHRMDVEFHCKQTVKSFNSVLNVVIQEGNFNLALDFYSNVVDSKNFNHVHPNGLSFNLLIKALCRLGLVDQAVEVFRGISLRNCVPDNYTYSTLMHGLCNVGRIDEAVSLLDEMQVEGIFPNPVSFNVLISALCKKGDLARASKLVDNMFLKGCVPNEVTYNSLVHGLCLKGKLDKAMSLLNRMVSNKCVPNDVTFGTLIDGFVKNGRALDGVRVLVSLEEKGHRGNEFIYSSLISGLFKEGKYEQGMQLWKEMVEKGCEPNTIVYSALIDGLCREGKTDEAKEYLLEMKKKGHLPNTFTYSSLMWGYFEAGDSHKAILIWKEMTDNNCNHHEVCYSILINGLCKNGKLTEALMVWKQMLSRGIKLDVVAYSSMIHGFCNAQLVDQGMKLFHQMLCHEPKLQPDVVTYNILLNAFCTMNSVSRAIDILNTMLDQGCDPDFITCDIFLKTLRDNMDPPQDGREFLDELVVRLIKRQRTVGASNIIEVMLKKFLLPKPSTWALAVQQICKPLKVRKTIGECWSRLCC; from the coding sequence ATGCCAAAATGTTCAAAATTTCCCACAAATCTTCTCAAACACTCACTTCCCCTAAAACCCTTCtctcaaacccaaacccaaacccttctctctttctcttcctcAAACCATCCTTATCCTCCTCCAGTTTCACCCCAAATCTTCAAATCAACAACAACCACTTCCCACAAATGGGGTTCTTACAAATTAGGCGATTTATCTTTCTATTCCCTCATCGAAAACTTCGCTTCTTCTTTCGATTTCGATTCCTTGGAACATCTTCTTAATCGAATGAAGCGCGAAAATCGAGTCTTTATTGAGAAAAACTTCATTGTTATTTTCAAAGCTTATGGGAAAGCACATTTACCTGAAAAAGCTTTGGACTTGTTTCATAGAATGGATGTTGAGTTTCACTGTAAGCAAACTGTTAAATCTTTCAATTCTGTTCTTAATGTTGTTATTCAAGAAGGTAATTTTAATCTTGCTTTGGATTTTTATTCTAATGTTGTTGATTCCAAGAATTTTAATCATGTTCATCCTAATGGActtagttttaatttgttgattaAGGCTTTGTGTAGACTTGGTTTGGTTGATCAAGCTGTTGAGGTTTTTAGAGGGATTAGTCTTAGGAATTGTGTTCCTGATAATTATACATATTCGACGTTGATGCATGGTTTGTGTAATGTGGGTAGGATTGATGAGGCGGTTTCGTTGTTAGATGAGATGCAGGTTGAAGGTATATTCCCGAACCCTGTTTCGTTTAATGTTTTGATAAGTGCGTTGTGTAAGAAAGGTGATTTGGCGCGTGCATCCAAGCTAGTCGATAATATGTTTCTGAAGGGTTGTGTTCCGAATGAAGTAACGTATAATTCGCTAGTTCATGGTTTGTGTCTTAAGGGTAAGTTGGATAAGGCGATGAGTTTATTGAATCGAATGGTGTCGAATAAATGTGTTCCTAATGATGTTACTTTTGGGACACTCATTGATGGATTTGTTAAGAATGGTAGGGCTTTGGATGGGGTGCGCGTGTTGGTTTCGTTGGAAGAGAAGGGTCATCGTGGGAATGAGTTTATTTACTCGTCTCTTATTAGTGGATTGTTCAAGGAGGGGAAATACGAGCAGGGGATGCAGTTATGGAAGGAAATGGTTGAAAAAGGATGTGAACCGAATACTATAGTGTATTCTGCTCTTATCGACGGTCTTTGTCGAGAAGGTAAGACAGATGAAGCAAAGGAATACCTATtagagatgaagaagaaaggCCACCTTCCAAATACTTTCACTTATAGCTCCTTGATGTGGGGTTATTTTGAAGCAGGTGATAGTCATAAAGCTATTCTTATTTGGAAAGAGATGACGGATAATAATTGTAATCATCACGAGGTTTGTTACAGTATACTTATTAATGGATTGTGCAAGAATGGGAAGCTTACGGAGGCGTTAATGGTGTGGAAGCAAATGTTGAGTAGAGGAATCAAATTAGATGTTGTGGCTTATAGTTCAATGATTCATGGCTTTTGTAATGCTCAGTTAGTAGACCAAGGGATGAAACTTTTCCATCAGATGCTTTGTCACGAGCCGAAGTTACAACCCGATGTGGTTACATACAACATACTTCTAAACGCTTTTTGCACGATGAATAGTGTATCCCGCGCTATTGATATTCTAAATACTATGTTAGATCAAGGTTGTGATCCTGATTTTATTACTTGCgatattttcttaaaaacttTACGAGACAATATGGATCCACCTCAAGATGGGAGGGAGTTTCTTGACGAGCTTGTAGTCCGATTAATTAAGCGACAGAGAACTGTTGGTGCTTCCAATATTATAGAAGTGatgcttaagaaatttttgctGCCTAAACCTTCTACTTGGGCCTTAGCTGTTCAACAGATCTGTAAACCTCTGAAAGTTCGAAAAACCATCGGTGAATGTTGGAGCAGGTTGTGTTGCTGA